In Physeter macrocephalus isolate SW-GA unplaced genomic scaffold, ASM283717v5 random_30, whole genome shotgun sequence, a genomic segment contains:
- the PDGFB gene encoding platelet-derived growth factor subunit B isoform X2, whose protein sequence is MNRCWALFLSLCCYLRLVSAEGDPIPEELYEMLSEHSIRSFDDLQRLLHGDSGGSPTVAEPAVIAECKTRTEVFEISRRLIDRTNANFLVWPPCVEVQRCSGCCNNRNVQCRPTQVQLRPVQVRKIEIVRKKPTFKKATVTLEDHLACKCETVVARPVTRSPGSSQEQRARTPQTRVTIRTVRVRRPPKGKHRKFKHTHDKKALKETLGA, encoded by the exons GGGGACCCCATTCCCGAGGAGCTCTACGAGATGCTGAGTGAGCACTCCATTCGTTCCTTCGATGACCTCCAGCGCCTGCTGCACGGAGACTCCGGAG GTTCCCCGACAGTCGCTGAGCCAGCCGTGATCGCCGAGTGCAAGACACGCACCGAGGTGTTCGAGATCTCGCGGCGCCTCATAGACCGCACCAATGCCAACTTCCTGGTGTGGCCGCCCTGCGTGGAGGTGCAGCGCTGCTCCGGCTGCTGCAACAACCGCAACGTGCAGTGCCGCCCCACGCAGGTGCAGCTGCGGCCCGTTCAG GTGAGAAAGATTGAGATTGTACGGAAGAAGCCAACCTTTAAGAAGGCCACGGTGACCTTGGAGGACCACCTGGCGTGCAAGTGTGAGACGGTGGTGGCACGGCCCGTGACCCGAAGTCCCGGGAGTTCCCAGGAGCAGCGAG CCAGGACGCCCCAAACTCGTGTGACCATTCGGACTGTGCGAGTCCGCCGGCCCCCCAAGGGGAAGCACCGGAAGTTCAAGCACACGCATGACAAGAAGGCGCTGAAGGAGACCCTCGGAGCCTAG
- the PDGFB gene encoding platelet-derived growth factor subunit B isoform X3 encodes MLSEHSIRSFDDLQRLLHGDSGDEDGAELDLNLTRSHSGGELDSLSRGRRSLGSPTVAEPAVIAECKTRTEVFEISRRLIDRTNANFLVWPPCVEVQRCSGCCNNRNVQCRPTQVQLRPVQVRKIEIVRKKPTFKKATVTLEDHLACKCETVVARPVTRSPGSSQEQRARTPQTRVTIRTVRVRRPPKGKHRKFKHTHDKKALKETLGA; translated from the exons ATGCTGAGTGAGCACTCCATTCGTTCCTTCGATGACCTCCAGCGCCTGCTGCACGGAGACTCCGGAG ATGAAGACGGGGCTGAATTGGACCTGAATTTGACCAGGTCCCATTCTGGAGGCGAGCTGGATAGCTTATCCCGCGGGAGAAGGAGCCTAG GTTCCCCGACAGTCGCTGAGCCAGCCGTGATCGCCGAGTGCAAGACACGCACCGAGGTGTTCGAGATCTCGCGGCGCCTCATAGACCGCACCAATGCCAACTTCCTGGTGTGGCCGCCCTGCGTGGAGGTGCAGCGCTGCTCCGGCTGCTGCAACAACCGCAACGTGCAGTGCCGCCCCACGCAGGTGCAGCTGCGGCCCGTTCAG GTGAGAAAGATTGAGATTGTACGGAAGAAGCCAACCTTTAAGAAGGCCACGGTGACCTTGGAGGACCACCTGGCGTGCAAGTGTGAGACGGTGGTGGCACGGCCCGTGACCCGAAGTCCCGGGAGTTCCCAGGAGCAGCGAG CCAGGACGCCCCAAACTCGTGTGACCATTCGGACTGTGCGAGTCCGCCGGCCCCCCAAGGGGAAGCACCGGAAGTTCAAGCACACGCATGACAAGAAGGCGCTGAAGGAGACCCTCGGAGCCTAG
- the PDGFB gene encoding platelet-derived growth factor subunit B isoform X1, whose translation MNRCWALFLSLCCYLRLVSAEGDPIPEELYEMLSEHSIRSFDDLQRLLHGDSGDEDGAELDLNLTRSHSGGELDSLSRGRRSLGSPTVAEPAVIAECKTRTEVFEISRRLIDRTNANFLVWPPCVEVQRCSGCCNNRNVQCRPTQVQLRPVQVRKIEIVRKKPTFKKATVTLEDHLACKCETVVARPVTRSPGSSQEQRARTPQTRVTIRTVRVRRPPKGKHRKFKHTHDKKALKETLGA comes from the exons GGGGACCCCATTCCCGAGGAGCTCTACGAGATGCTGAGTGAGCACTCCATTCGTTCCTTCGATGACCTCCAGCGCCTGCTGCACGGAGACTCCGGAG ATGAAGACGGGGCTGAATTGGACCTGAATTTGACCAGGTCCCATTCTGGAGGCGAGCTGGATAGCTTATCCCGCGGGAGAAGGAGCCTAG GTTCCCCGACAGTCGCTGAGCCAGCCGTGATCGCCGAGTGCAAGACACGCACCGAGGTGTTCGAGATCTCGCGGCGCCTCATAGACCGCACCAATGCCAACTTCCTGGTGTGGCCGCCCTGCGTGGAGGTGCAGCGCTGCTCCGGCTGCTGCAACAACCGCAACGTGCAGTGCCGCCCCACGCAGGTGCAGCTGCGGCCCGTTCAG GTGAGAAAGATTGAGATTGTACGGAAGAAGCCAACCTTTAAGAAGGCCACGGTGACCTTGGAGGACCACCTGGCGTGCAAGTGTGAGACGGTGGTGGCACGGCCCGTGACCCGAAGTCCCGGGAGTTCCCAGGAGCAGCGAG CCAGGACGCCCCAAACTCGTGTGACCATTCGGACTGTGCGAGTCCGCCGGCCCCCCAAGGGGAAGCACCGGAAGTTCAAGCACACGCATGACAAGAAGGCGCTGAAGGAGACCCTCGGAGCCTAG